From one Rhodoferax sp. PAMC 29310 genomic stretch:
- a CDS encoding D-glycerate dehydrogenase: protein MSITAPTRRQHVLVFRPLPPDQLARIEAEHDVTVANPRQADQSDAFHQALGTADALIGASYPIDDTVLSKAPRLKVISSISVGIDNYDQAALQARGIALCHTPGVLTETTADTLFALIMATSRRIVELANHVREGRWVRNIEENLFGWDVHGKTLGIVGFGRIGQALATRATLGFGMPVLYHARRPVALEKDCPDLLGKAIQTPLDDLLRQADIVVLMLPLSEHTRGLIGARAFALMKPGAIFINGARGPIVDEHALLDALNSGALRAAGLDVFATEPLPLDSQLRTHPKVTALPHVGSATFETRHAMAVMATTNLLLALAGKPPLAAVDMAPSMKSLRQRQGKNQLPPLLFDKEPTDEPLKHL, encoded by the coding sequence ATGAGCATCACCGCCCCGACCCGGCGACAGCACGTGCTGGTCTTTCGGCCATTGCCGCCTGACCAGCTGGCGCGAATTGAAGCGGAGCACGATGTGACAGTTGCCAACCCTCGCCAGGCCGATCAGTCCGACGCCTTTCACCAAGCGTTGGGCACGGCGGACGCCCTCATTGGCGCAAGCTACCCCATTGACGACACCGTGCTGTCAAAAGCGCCTCGCCTTAAAGTCATTTCCAGCATCTCTGTGGGCATTGACAACTACGACCAGGCCGCACTCCAAGCCCGAGGCATTGCCTTGTGTCACACACCCGGTGTCTTAACTGAAACCACCGCGGACACCTTGTTCGCGTTGATCATGGCCACCAGTCGGCGAATTGTTGAACTCGCCAACCATGTCAGAGAGGGTCGATGGGTTCGCAACATCGAAGAGAACTTGTTTGGCTGGGACGTGCACGGCAAGACACTGGGCATTGTGGGCTTTGGCCGCATCGGGCAAGCCCTTGCCACGCGCGCCACATTGGGCTTTGGCATGCCGGTGCTGTACCACGCGCGTCGACCCGTCGCGTTGGAAAAGGACTGCCCCGACCTGCTTGGAAAAGCCATCCAAACGCCGCTGGACGACCTGCTGCGTCAAGCCGACATCGTGGTGCTGATGCTGCCCTTGTCTGAGCACACCCGTGGCTTGATAGGTGCCCGGGCGTTTGCGCTCATGAAACCTGGCGCCATTTTCATCAACGGTGCTCGCGGCCCCATCGTGGACGAGCACGCGCTGCTTGACGCATTGAACTCCGGTGCGTTGCGTGCAGCGGGACTGGATGTCTTTGCCACAGAACCCTTGCCACTCGACTCACAGCTCAGAACCCATCCCAAAGTCACGGCACTGCCCCATGTGGGATCGGCGACTTTTGAAACCCGTCACGCCATGGCCGTCATGGCCACCACCAATCTTTTGCTGGCATTGGCCGGAAAACCACCGCTGGCAGCGGTTGACATGGCGCCCTCGATGAAAAGCCTAAGGCAACGCCAGGGCAAGAATCAACTACCCCCACTTTTATTTGACAAGGAGCCCACAGACGAACCCTTGAAACACCTTTGA
- a CDS encoding tripartite tricarboxylate transporter substrate binding protein, which yields MTTVQFLPRLVKSILCVTTVLSATLVGVSAHAEYPTKPLELIVPYSPGGGTDLLARTFADIAKKYLPTSMGVINKPGAGGALGFSEMTIGRPDGYKIGMGTVELTMLPHMGLASFKAEDFAPIARLSAEPSAISVSADAPWKSIEELMAYAKANPGKIRIGNSGTGAIWHLAAEALSDKTGVKFSHIPYDGANPAIAALLGGHIEMVTVSAAEVSNHVASGKVKILAVMSDQRLPSFDKVPTLKEKGIDLSVGTWRGIVVTKKAPKEAQDTLRAAAAKVVEDADYKAALIKMNMTYAYQDAAAFQKTIDTDNVSFKTLMTKLGMAK from the coding sequence ATGACAACTGTTCAATTTCTACCGCGCCTCGTTAAGAGCATTCTCTGCGTCACGACGGTGCTGTCGGCCACACTGGTCGGCGTCTCAGCCCATGCCGAATACCCCACCAAGCCGCTCGAACTCATCGTTCCTTACTCTCCCGGCGGCGGAACGGACTTGCTGGCACGCACTTTTGCAGATATCGCCAAAAAGTACTTGCCGACATCCATGGGTGTCATCAATAAACCAGGTGCAGGCGGTGCGCTTGGCTTTTCGGAAATGACCATCGGCCGCCCCGATGGTTACAAAATTGGCATGGGCACGGTCGAACTGACCATGCTGCCACACATGGGTCTGGCGTCCTTCAAGGCCGAAGACTTTGCGCCCATTGCCCGCCTGAGCGCTGAACCCAGCGCCATCTCCGTGAGTGCCGATGCGCCTTGGAAATCCATTGAAGAGCTCATGGCCTATGCCAAAGCCAATCCCGGCAAGATTCGCATCGGCAACTCCGGCACTGGCGCCATCTGGCATCTGGCCGCAGAGGCTCTGAGCGACAAAACCGGCGTCAAGTTCAGCCACATTCCTTATGACGGCGCGAACCCTGCCATCGCCGCCTTGCTGGGTGGACACATTGAAATGGTGACCGTGAGTGCCGCTGAGGTCTCCAACCATGTCGCCTCTGGAAAAGTCAAGATCCTCGCAGTCATGTCGGATCAACGCTTACCCTCATTTGACAAGGTCCCGACCTTGAAAGAAAAAGGCATTGACCTGAGTGTTGGCACTTGGCGCGGCATTGTCGTCACCAAGAAAGCACCCAAAGAAGCACAAGACACTCTTCGCGCTGCTGCGGCAAAGGTCGTTGAAGACGCCGACTACAAAGCGGCCTTGATCAAGATGAACATGACATACGCTTACCAAGACGCAGCCGCCTTCCAAAAGACGATTGACACCGACAACGTCAGCTTCAAAACCTTGATGACCAAATTGGGCATGGCCAAGTAA
- a CDS encoding tripartite tricarboxylate transporter TctB family protein has translation MQPTDKQPSARISPADRFADLVITVLLTVIACTAIAVSRQFPSTSLATDIGSARFPLIYAGILILLCVLLFWQKFRAAISSTTADQAADTRPLRSFLGVLLSIGCTWLIPIAGYGLSVTLFLTLMMRLLGRLNWWLNLVLAITIAGVLYAVFSLGLGVPLPKGAWFE, from the coding sequence ATGCAACCGACTGACAAACAACCATCAGCTCGCATCTCGCCCGCTGATCGCTTCGCTGATCTCGTCATCACTGTTCTGCTGACCGTGATCGCGTGCACGGCCATCGCCGTGTCTCGCCAATTTCCCAGCACCTCACTGGCGACCGATATCGGCTCCGCCCGTTTTCCATTGATCTACGCCGGCATTTTGATTCTGCTGTGCGTTTTGCTGTTTTGGCAAAAGTTCCGTGCCGCCATATCGAGCACAACCGCCGACCAGGCAGCGGACACCCGCCCCCTGCGCTCTTTTTTAGGCGTGCTTCTGAGCATCGGCTGCACCTGGTTGATTCCCATCGCAGGCTATGGCCTCTCAGTGACCCTCTTTTTGACCCTCATGATGCGTTTGCTGGGGCGACTCAACTGGTGGCTCAACCTGGTTTTGGCAATCACCATCGCGGGCGTTCTCTACGCTGTTTTCTCCCTCGGTTTGGGTGTTCCCCTGCCCAAGGGCGCTTGGTTTGAATAG
- a CDS encoding tripartite tricarboxylate transporter permease, translated as MQELNMLFSGFGALLNQPLSLLLSVLGVALGIVIGALPGLTATMGVAILLPFTFGMDPVPGLLMISGVFFGGIYGGSITAIMLNIPGTPAAAATAMDGYALTLQGKAGLALGTATISSFIGGFLSIILLVFLAPVLAGFALEFSAPETFALAVFGLSIIASIAGESLLKGLIAGFLGLLLSTVGLDPMGGFPRFTGGFNELMTVPFIPVMIGLFAASEAFKSMAEGNLLSTQKTIITEMIPSLKDCRRLFGTVMRSAGLGATIGAIPGAGADIAAFVAYSEGKRFSKTPENYGKGELEAVAACESGASACTGGALLPMLTLGIPGDAVTAVMLGALTLQGLQPGPLLFKEHGDMVYTLFAGMLFCYVVMLILGFSSFRFIGRILQTPKSIMTPTIMVLCIVGTYALNNSMFDVGIMLVAGVIGYFMQRSNFPASPMVLALIMGPMAESSFRRSLALSSGSYDFLYTRPITTGLLLVAAITLLVPLIKGIRQSGKPREN; from the coding sequence ATGCAAGAACTGAATATGTTGTTTTCAGGGTTCGGCGCCCTGCTAAACCAACCGTTGTCGCTGCTGCTGTCTGTGCTGGGCGTCGCCCTGGGCATCGTGATTGGCGCCCTGCCCGGCCTCACCGCCACCATGGGGGTCGCGATCTTGCTGCCCTTCACCTTTGGCATGGACCCCGTGCCCGGCTTGCTGATGATCTCCGGCGTTTTCTTTGGCGGAATTTATGGCGGCTCCATCACCGCCATCATGCTCAATATTCCGGGTACGCCCGCTGCGGCGGCCACCGCCATGGACGGCTATGCACTAACGCTGCAAGGCAAAGCCGGCCTCGCCTTGGGAACAGCCACCATCTCGTCCTTTATTGGTGGCTTCCTCAGCATTATTTTGCTGGTCTTCCTGGCACCCGTGCTGGCCGGATTTGCACTGGAGTTCAGCGCACCGGAAACCTTTGCACTGGCTGTTTTTGGCCTCAGCATCATTGCCAGCATCGCGGGCGAGTCATTGCTCAAAGGGTTGATCGCCGGTTTTCTGGGCTTGTTGCTTTCTACCGTGGGCTTGGACCCGATGGGTGGCTTTCCCCGTTTCACAGGCGGTTTCAATGAACTGATGACCGTGCCCTTCATTCCTGTGATGATTGGCCTGTTTGCCGCTTCCGAGGCCTTCAAATCCATGGCCGAAGGGAACCTGTTAAGCACCCAAAAAACAATCATCACCGAGATGATTCCCTCACTCAAAGATTGCAGGCGGCTTTTTGGCACGGTCATGCGCTCGGCTGGCTTGGGCGCGACCATTGGCGCCATCCCCGGCGCGGGCGCGGACATTGCGGCGTTTGTTGCCTACAGCGAAGGCAAGCGCTTTAGCAAAACACCCGAAAACTACGGCAAAGGCGAGTTGGAAGCCGTGGCCGCTTGCGAATCCGGTGCCAGCGCCTGCACGGGCGGCGCCTTGTTGCCCATGCTGACCTTGGGTATTCCAGGCGACGCCGTCACCGCAGTCATGTTGGGCGCGTTGACGCTACAAGGCCTGCAACCGGGTCCCCTGCTGTTCAAGGAACACGGCGACATGGTCTACACCCTGTTTGCCGGCATGTTGTTTTGTTACGTGGTCATGCTGATTTTGGGTTTTTCCAGCTTTAGATTTATTGGTCGAATTCTGCAAACCCCAAAGTCGATCATGACGCCAACCATCATGGTGCTGTGTATTGTGGGCACCTACGCCTTGAACAACAGCATGTTCGATGTTGGCATCATGCTGGTCGCTGGCGTCATCGGCTATTTCATGCAACGGTCCAACTTTCCGGCGTCACCCATGGTGCTTGCCCTGATCATGGGCCCCATGGCCGAGAGCAGCTTCCGCCGCTCCCTGGCGCTCTCCAGCGGCAGCTATGACTTCCTGTACACCCGTCCCATCACAACCGGCCTTTTGCTGGTGGCGGCCATTACCCTCCTCGTGCCGCTGATTAAAGGCATCCGTCAGTCAGGCAAGCCAAGGGAGAACTAG
- a CDS encoding amino acid ABC transporter ATP-binding protein, which yields MSRPEPSVARAPVVQIKGLRKSYGANEVLKGIDLDVEPGEVIAIIGKSGSGKSTLLRCINGLEEFQGGSLTVDGRPLNYKDPKAMRELRQHVGMIFQGFNLFPHLTVGKNVMLAPSLVKKQEGEAGQAQARKLLERVGLSEKFDAYADELSGGQQQRVAIARALAMEPAVLLCDEITSALDPELVGEVLRVVESLADEGMTLLMVTHEMNFARKVADRVIFMHQGLVHEMNTPDVLFSNPTTPELKQFLSSLSD from the coding sequence ATGTCCCGTCCTGAGCCCTCCGTGGCGCGCGCGCCTGTTGTTCAAATCAAGGGGCTGCGAAAGTCCTATGGTGCCAACGAAGTTCTCAAAGGCATCGACCTGGACGTCGAACCTGGTGAAGTCATCGCAATCATCGGGAAAAGTGGCTCTGGCAAAAGCACCTTGTTGAGGTGCATCAATGGCCTCGAGGAGTTTCAAGGTGGCAGTTTGACGGTCGACGGCCGCCCCTTGAATTACAAAGATCCCAAAGCCATGCGTGAATTGCGCCAACACGTCGGCATGATTTTTCAGGGTTTCAATCTCTTTCCACATCTGACAGTGGGAAAGAATGTCATGCTGGCGCCAAGCTTGGTGAAAAAGCAAGAAGGGGAGGCCGGGCAGGCCCAAGCGCGCAAGTTGTTGGAACGCGTTGGCCTGAGTGAAAAGTTTGACGCCTATGCCGACGAGTTGTCAGGCGGGCAGCAGCAACGTGTTGCCATTGCCAGAGCGCTGGCAATGGAGCCTGCCGTCTTGTTGTGTGATGAGATCACCAGCGCGCTCGATCCCGAACTGGTAGGGGAGGTGTTGCGTGTCGTGGAGAGTTTGGCAGATGAAGGGATGACCTTGTTGATGGTGACCCACGAAATGAATTTTGCCCGCAAGGTTGCCGATCGGGTGATTTTCATGCATCAGGGTTTGGTGCATGAAATGAACACTCCTGATGTCTTGTTTTCGAACCCCACAACTCCGGAGTTGAAACAATTTCTGTCTTCACTTAGCGACTAG